In the genome of Longimicrobium sp., the window TGTACGTCGTTCCCCGACCCCATCATGCCGCCGCCGTTATCCTCCGAGTAACCGCCAGAGCCCATTGTGTTGATGCCGTTAAAGCTGGGGCGGTCGGCGCGGGTGGCGGTGGGCTCGGTGGCGGACGACGAGCAGGCGGCGAGCACCAGGAACGCGGCGGCGGCCACGAGACGCATGGACTTCATGGGTGAAGCTCCTGAACTGGGTGGGTGAGTGAGGCACGTGCGGGCTATTCTGTCGTCCACTTTGACCACTAGTCAACAAGACACCATGCGCAGATGACCGCCCCTGTAACGCCAGATGTGCGCAGCAACTCTCGTAAGCGGTTGCTGCTGATGGTGATGGAGCCTTCCCTGCGAAGCCTGTTCACGAACGTGCCAGCGCGCTACGACGTCGTTGAGCCCGGGTGGGACGAGCTGGACGACACGCTGCGCAGGGCGTCGCCCTCGAGCATCGTGGTGGTGGATCCGTACGCAGGCGAGCCCAGCGGAGCGCGCCTGCCGCTCGTGCGCGACCTGCTGAAGCGGTTTCCGTCGGTGCCGGTGCTGGCGGTGATGGACCTGCGCCCGGAAGTATCGGGCGACGTGCAGATGCTGCTGGACTGGGGGGTGTCGGAGGTGGCGCCGCTGGGGCCGTTCCGCACGCCGGGCGTGCTGCGGCACGTGCTGTGGCAGGCGCACGCGCGGCCGTTCAAGCGCAGGCTGGAGGCGGTGCTGAACGGCTACGTGGGGTCCGACGCGCGCGGACTGCTGCGGGCGGCGGCGGAAGTGGCGGTGGAGGGAGGGCAGGCTCCGGAGCTGGCGCAGCGGCTGGGCGTGAGCGCGCGCACGCTCACCGCGCACTGCCTTCGTGCGGGGCTGCCCGCGCCGCGGCACACGCAGGCGTGGATTCGCCTGCTGCTGGCGTGCATGCTCCTGGACGACCCCGGCCGCACCGTGTACAGCGCGGCGTACGCCAGCGGCTACGCCAGCGAGCGATCGCTTCGCCGGGCCATCACCACCTCGCTGGGGGTGGACAGCACAGCCCTGCGCCGGGCGGGGGCATTCGCCACGGCGGGCGCGGCGTTCAACCACGCGCTGCACCAGGCCCGCGAGGCCGCCCGCGAGCGCCGGCGCCCAGGGCCGCACCGCAAGGCGGAATGAGCCCGGGGAGCGCGGGTTTCAGGAATGGCGAACGGGGGACCCTTCACAGTGGAATGGTCCCCCCGTACGACGCCGAGAGATGGTGCTACTCGGAGTACTGCGTGCGGAGCGCCGGAATCCAGGCGGGGATGGGTGTCTGCGTCGAGACGCAGCGCCCCTCCACCACCTGCAGCACGTCGAGCACCGCGCCGCGGCCCTGCTCGGGGGCAAAGTGCCCCACCAGCAGCTTCAGCGCGTTGTTCGCGGCTTCTGGCGAAACTGCCTGGACGTTGCGTTGGGCATCGCGCAGATACCACGCGCGAAGCTTGCGTTCCGTCTTCACGTACGGATCGGCTCCATCCAGGAACCCACGCAGGCCCGTGGGGCTCATGCCGATGTCGCGCGCCGCCTGGCGCAGCGACGTGGCATCCACGAAGGTACGCGCGGCTTCCCGAAGCGTCTCCACGGACGCGGTATCTTTACGCGGCGGCACCCGTCACCGTCCCGTCCTCTGGGTGTGAAATCCCGGCCAGCCAATCTGGCCGCTTTCGCTGCACAGGTTACAGCGTGGACCGCGATGGGACAAGAGGCAATGTGCCTTTTTCCGTCACAAGCGGGCTTTCCCGACCGAAATCAGGGATTTCCACCCTGTTTCGGCTCCAGCGAGAGGGACGCCGAGTTGATGCAGTAGCGCAGCCGGGTGGGCGCGGGGCCGTCGTGAAAGACGTGGCCCAGGTGTGCTCCGCACCGGTTGCACACCACCTCAGTGCGCCGCGTGAAGAACGAGTCGTCCACGTGCTCGCCCACCACCTGGGGCGAGGCCGGGGCGGTAAAGCTGGGCCATCCGCAGCCGGAATCGAACTTCTCGTCGCTGCGGAACAGCTCCTCGTTGCAGCAAATGCAGCGGTACACGCCCTCGTCCTTCGTATCCCAGTACGCCCCGGTAAAGGCGCGCTCGGTACCCTTCAGCCGCGCCACCTCGTACTGCTCGGGCGTCAGCTGCGCCCGCCACTCGGCATCGGTCTTCTGGATCTTCTCGGCCATGGTTTCTCTCTCGTTCCCGTCCCCGGCTCCCCTCGGCGAGCCATGATACACCCGCAGGAGCGGACTGAGCCGTTCAGCGTGGCGTGCGCGATTCCAGCGCATCGACCAGCCGCCCGACGCGCTTGAGGGTGGGCGATCCCTCGGCGGGGGCGCGCGTGAAGTCCTCTACGTCGCCCGTGGCGCCCTGGGCGTAGAGCAGGTCGCCGTCCTTGGCAATCAGCATCACCACGAGCCGTTCGGCGTTCCCCTGCTTGGCGGTCGACACTCCGAGCAGAACGTCTTCGAAGGGTACCACCCGCGCGCGGACGCGCTCCCACCCGAGCGTGAACGGATCGAGGACGGCCAGCTCGACGTCGG includes:
- a CDS encoding helix-turn-helix domain-containing protein, translating into MTAPVTPDVRSNSRKRLLLMVMEPSLRSLFTNVPARYDVVEPGWDELDDTLRRASPSSIVVVDPYAGEPSGARLPLVRDLLKRFPSVPVLAVMDLRPEVSGDVQMLLDWGVSEVAPLGPFRTPGVLRHVLWQAHARPFKRRLEAVLNGYVGSDARGLLRAAAEVAVEGGQAPELAQRLGVSARTLTAHCLRAGLPAPRHTQAWIRLLLACMLLDDPGRTVYSAAYASGYASERSLRRAITTSLGVDSTALRRAGAFATAGAAFNHALHQAREAARERRRPGPHRKAE
- the msrB gene encoding peptide-methionine (R)-S-oxide reductase MsrB, translated to MAEKIQKTDAEWRAQLTPEQYEVARLKGTERAFTGAYWDTKDEGVYRCICCNEELFRSDEKFDSGCGWPSFTAPASPQVVGEHVDDSFFTRRTEVVCNRCGAHLGHVFHDGPAPTRLRYCINSASLSLEPKQGGNP